The genomic interval TTCGTTGACCAGAGGAACCAACCCTTCCACAACCACTACATCAGCGTCCTGGGCTGACTGTTGGTAGATACTGATGATTTCTTCCATCAGTTGATCTTCATGACCCAACGCCATTTGTTGTTGGGCATAAGTGAGACCTAATGGGGTTGCGGGTTGCAGTCCCACAGTTTCACGAATTAAATGGGTGGAGCGTTCCGGCCCGATATCCTTACCAAATACCTGGGCAATCGGTTTGCAAAAGGCAACTCTGACACCTAAACGATCAAGGGCGCGAACCAGACCCAGACAGACTGAAGTCAGACCTGTACCAGATGTCGTGGGCGCGATAAAAAAACTATGCACTTAACGTTTCTCCAACTTCTATTTGGTTAATCTCAGACAATCCATAGCAATCATCAGTTCTTCGTTAGTTTGAATGACAATTGCGGGAGTACTGTCGGCCTTGGTGATCAGGCCATTACTCTGTTTGCCGTTTTTCTGGTTGTATTCCGGCTCTGCTTCAAATCCCAGAATGGCCAGATTCTTGAGCGCCTGAGCCCGTACCGGTTCAGAGTTCTCGCCGATACCGCCGGTAAAAATGAGTGCATCGAGGCGGGTCAACGATGCAGCGAGACCGGCAATTTGCCGTGCCAAACGGAAACAGAAGACATCAATCGCGAGGCCTGCCTGCTGGTTACCGCTGTCTCGTGCCTCGACCAGAGTACGCATGTCGTTACTTATGCCAGACAGTCCCAATAATCCGGATTCTTTATTTAACATGTTGGTGATCTGTTCAATTGACCATGACATTTTCTTCGCCAGGAACTGATGCAGGCTTGGATCCACGTCTCCGGAACGGGTTCCCATCATTAAGCCTTCGAGAGGCGTCAGTCCCATGGTTGTGTCAACGCAATGCCCATTAATCACGGCCGCCGCACTGCATCCATTTCCCAGGTGTGCGCTGATAACCTGGTGATCATTGGGGTCCAGGCCCAACTGCTGAACCGCTTCGTTAACCACATAGCGGTGGCTTGTACCATGTGCACCATAACGACGAATGCTGTGATCTTTATAGAGATAGTAAGGAATGGGATAAAGGTACGCTTTTGGTGCGAGCGTCTGATGGAAGGCGGTGTCAAAAACCATCACCTGTGGCAGGGCCGGGAACAAGGTGCTGATGACCTTGATTCCGAGCACAGCAGCGGGATTATGCAATGGCGCAAAATCGTTATACTGTTCCAACTTGCTCAGGTTTTCCGGGGTCACGACGATGGAGTCTGAAAAGGCTTCACCACCGTTTACAACCCGGTGCCCAACCACGGCGACATCCTCAAAGCTCAGACCGAAATCTGCCAGGGAATTACATAAAGTACTGATGGCAGTTTCGTGATCAGCTGAGGGAATTTGTTTAGTGGTTTTACTGGTCTGAGTTTTAAAGGTAATTTCGGCATCTACCTGCCCAAGTCTTTCGGCAATACCGGAAAGCAATAAATCATGAGATTCGGCGTTGAATATTGAAAACTTAAAAGATGAGCTACCGCTGTTGAATACCAATACCTGTTGGCTCATTAATGTATTCCTTAGTCTTGATACAGAAGGCAGCCGCCTAGGCGACTGATGAGTTATGTAGAGCGTCTGGGATGAAAATTTTTCCAGAGTGATCCACTGATGAATATACAATCAGTATAGTATAGGTATGGGAAGCAATCTCAATAGTGACATAAGGCAAACGATGACCAGACTGACAGCCATATTTTTATTTTTGACAGCCTGTTTTTCCGGAGTCTGGACTCAGGCCATGTCTTATACCGGTTATATGATTCAGGGCGGACATATATATGGTCATACTGAGGTGGGAGCGGTTGTCCGCTTTGATGAACGGAATATCCCGGTCAATGCACGAGGCCACTATTTTATAGGATTTGGCCGGGATGAAACGCCGCAGCATACACTGACCATTACGTTTCCGGATGGCAGGACGGAAAATTCGGACATAACACTGGAACCGGGAACATTCAATATACAGCGATTGACCGGCATTGCTCCGAATATGGTCAATCCTCCCGAAGCAGTGAAGGCACGCATTGTTCAGGAAGCTGAAGAGGTCTTTGAGGTCCGGTCAGTTTATCGAGAAGACGACGCTTTTCTTCAGCCATTTATATGGCCACTGTTTGGACCGGTTACCGGTGTTTATGGTAGCCAGCGGTTTTACAACGGTGAACCTAAAAACCCTCATTTTGGTGTGGATGTCGCCCGTCCGATTGGAACGCCCGTGTATGCGCCAGCCAACGGTATGGTTGTGCTGGCAGAGCCGGATTTATATTTCAGCGGTGGTACGGTCATTATTGATCATGGATATCGGTTGAGTTCCACATTGATGCACCTCAGTGAGGTCTCTGTGCAAAAGGGGCAGCAGATTGTTCAGGGTCAGATGATCGGTCGTGTTGGCGCTACCGGTAGAGTCACAGGCCCTCATCTTGAC from Gynuella sunshinyii YC6258 carries:
- a CDS encoding alpha/beta fold hydrolase; its protein translation is MTRLTAIFLFLTACFSGVWTQAMSYTGYMIQGGHIYGHTEVGAVVRFDERNIPVNARGHYFIGFGRDETPQHTLTITFPDGRTENSDITLEPGTFNIQRLTGIAPNMVNPPEAVKARIVQEAEEVFEVRSVYREDDAFLQPFIWPLFGPVTGVYGSQRFYNGEPKNPHFGVDVARPIGTPVYAPANGMVVLAEPDLYFSGGTVIIDHGYRLSSTLMHLSEVSVQKGQQIVQGQMIGRVGATGRVTGPHLDWRMNWLDVRIDPTYLVPDMKDICDVQDFQKSKQNVILIHGLGRTSRSMQSMQHFLQDQGYNVCRIDYPSREYPVEALASYLSNSIARIERYNTQPIHLVTHSLGGILARYSLQYMSLPAGSRIVMLSPPNHGSEIIDRFQSWKLFSRIMGPAALQLSTATDSLPNVIPGISAEFGIITGSDSSDPWFNWLFDETTDGKVTVTSARLAGMKDFLVLPVGHTTIMNNQRVQKETLFFLRHGRFRPDS
- a CDS encoding acetate/propionate family kinase, whose product is MSQQVLVFNSGSSSFKFSIFNAESHDLLLSGIAERLGQVDAEITFKTQTSKTTKQIPSADHETAISTLCNSLADFGLSFEDVAVVGHRVVNGGEAFSDSIVVTPENLSKLEQYNDFAPLHNPAAVLGIKVISTLFPALPQVMVFDTAFHQTLAPKAYLYPIPYYLYKDHSIRRYGAHGTSHRYVVNEAVQQLGLDPNDHQVISAHLGNGCSAAAVINGHCVDTTMGLTPLEGLMMGTRSGDVDPSLHQFLAKKMSWSIEQITNMLNKESGLLGLSGISNDMRTLVEARDSGNQQAGLAIDVFCFRLARQIAGLAASLTRLDALIFTGGIGENSEPVRAQALKNLAILGFEAEPEYNQKNGKQSNGLITKADSTPAIVIQTNEELMIAMDCLRLTK